Proteins found in one Streptococcus criceti HS-6 genomic segment:
- the gatA gene encoding Asp-tRNA(Asn)/Glu-tRNA(Gln) amidotransferase subunit GatA, whose protein sequence is MSFNNKTIEELHDLLVKKEISATELTEATLGDIKARETAVGSFITVAEEAALEQAQTIDEEGIDADNALSGIPLAVKDNISTKGILTTAASKILYNYEPIFDATAVQNAYGKGMIVVGKTNMDEFAMGGSTETSYFKKTKNAWDQSKVPGGSSGGSATAVASGQVRLSLGSDTGGSIRQPAAFNGVVGLKPTYGTVSRFGLIAFGSSLDQIGPFSQTVKENAQLLNAIASEDKKDSTSAPVRIADYTSKIGQDIKGMKIALPKEYLGEGIDPQIKENILAAAKQFENLGAIVEEVSLPHSKYGVAVYYIIASSEASSNLQRFDGIRYGFRAEGAESLEDIYVKTRSQGFGDEVKRRIMLGTFSLSSGYYDAYFKKAGQVRSLIIQDFEKVFANYDLILGPTAPQVAFGLDTLNHDPVAMYLADLLTIPVNLAGLPGISIPSGFVDGLPVGLQLIGPKYGEETIYQAASAFEAVTDYHKQQPAIFGGENK, encoded by the coding sequence CGATCTCCTGGTCAAAAAGGAAATTTCTGCGACTGAGCTGACTGAGGCGACACTTGGGGATATCAAGGCGCGTGAGACGGCTGTTGGTTCTTTTATCACGGTAGCGGAAGAGGCGGCTTTGGAGCAGGCTCAGACTATAGATGAAGAAGGAATTGATGCGGATAATGCCCTGTCAGGAATTCCTTTAGCGGTTAAGGATAATATTTCGACTAAGGGGATTTTGACAACTGCTGCATCGAAAATTCTCTACAATTATGAACCCATCTTTGATGCGACAGCTGTTCAAAATGCCTATGGAAAAGGTATGATCGTCGTTGGTAAGACCAACATGGACGAGTTTGCCATGGGCGGCTCAACCGAAACTTCCTACTTCAAGAAGACTAAAAATGCTTGGGATCAAAGCAAGGTCCCCGGTGGTTCATCAGGTGGTTCAGCGACAGCAGTAGCTTCTGGTCAGGTTCGTCTGTCACTGGGATCTGATACGGGTGGTTCCATCCGTCAACCGGCAGCTTTTAATGGTGTTGTCGGTCTTAAGCCAACTTATGGTACGGTGTCCCGTTTTGGCCTGATTGCTTTTGGCAGCTCGCTGGATCAGATTGGTCCATTTTCGCAGACTGTTAAAGAAAATGCCCAACTGCTAAATGCTATTGCCAGCGAGGACAAGAAGGATTCCACCTCTGCTCCTGTTCGGATTGCTGATTATACCAGTAAGATTGGGCAAGACATCAAAGGGATGAAAATTGCCCTGCCTAAGGAATACTTGGGCGAAGGCATTGATCCACAAATTAAAGAAAATATTCTAGCAGCGGCTAAGCAGTTTGAAAACTTGGGAGCCATTGTTGAAGAAGTTAGTCTGCCCCATTCCAAGTATGGTGTGGCGGTTTATTACATCATTGCTTCTTCAGAAGCTTCCTCCAACCTGCAACGCTTCGATGGGATTCGCTATGGTTTCCGAGCAGAAGGTGCCGAATCTCTAGAGGATATCTATGTCAAGACTCGCAGCCAAGGCTTTGGTGATGAAGTTAAACGCCGTATCATGCTGGGGACCTTCAGTCTGTCGTCTGGTTACTACGATGCTTATTTCAAGAAGGCTGGTCAGGTACGCAGTCTGATTATCCAAGATTTTGAGAAGGTCTTTGCCAATTATGACCTTATCCTCGGCCCTACAGCACCGCAGGTAGCTTTCGGTTTGGATACGCTCAATCACGACCCTGTTGCCATGTATCTGGCTGACCTTCTGACCATTCCAGTCAATCTAGCTGGGCTACCAGGAATTTCGATTCCATCAGGGTTTGTGGATGGTCTGCCAGTTGGCTTGCAGCTGATTGGTCCTAAATATGGTGAGGAAACTATCTATCAAGCGGCCTCCGCTTTTGAAGCAGTAACTGACTACCATAAGCAGCAGCCAGCAATTTTTGGAGGTGAGAATAAATGA